A genomic segment from bacterium encodes:
- a CDS encoding PIG-L family deacetylase: MSRRLKLMCVLAHPDDESLGTGGTLARCADEGIETYVVTATRGERGRFGDLPHPGLETVGKTREQELRAAAHLLGVREVNFLDYIDGDLDKADPHEAVMRIVGHLRRIRPQVVITFGPEGAYGHPDHVAICQLATAAVMRAADAAYHPDRHPAHCVSKLYYMEWNAEMMRTYYNAFRELKVLVDGVERAANPWPDWAITAVFDTEKYWETVWKAVQCHKTQLSIYKKLGELPPEAHRILWGRQPYYRVFSLVNGGRKREHDIFEGLR, encoded by the coding sequence GTGTCCCGACGACTGAAATTAATGTGTGTTCTGGCGCACCCCGATGACGAATCGCTGGGGACCGGCGGCACGCTGGCGCGCTGCGCTGACGAAGGGATCGAAACCTATGTCGTCACCGCCACCCGCGGCGAACGGGGCCGGTTCGGCGACCTGCCGCATCCGGGCCTGGAGACCGTGGGCAAAACCCGCGAACAGGAACTGCGCGCCGCCGCCCATCTCCTGGGTGTGCGCGAGGTCAATTTCCTCGATTACATCGACGGCGACCTCGACAAGGCCGATCCGCACGAGGCGGTAATGCGGATTGTCGGGCACCTGCGACGGATTCGTCCGCAGGTGGTGATCACTTTTGGCCCCGAGGGGGCCTATGGCCACCCCGACCATGTCGCCATCTGCCAGTTGGCCACCGCCGCGGTCATGCGCGCGGCCGATGCCGCCTACCATCCCGACCGCCACCCGGCGCACTGTGTCTCGAAGCTGTACTACATGGAGTGGAACGCCGAGATGATGCGGACGTACTACAACGCCTTCCGCGAACTCAAAGTCCTGGTCGATGGCGTCGAGCGCGCCGCCAACCCGTGGCCCGACTGGGCGATCACCGCCGTGTTCGACACGGAGAAGTACTGGGAGACAGTCTGGAAAGCGGTCCAATGCCACAAGACACAGCTATCGATCTACAAGAAATTGGGCGAGTTGCCGCCCGAGGCCCATCGTATCCTCTGGGGACGGCAGCCCTATTACCGCGTCTTCAGTCTGGTCAACGGCGGGCGCAAGCGCGAGCATGACATCTTCGAAGGACTTCGTTGA
- a CDS encoding SRPBCC family protein — protein sequence MPTKRTGDATISDAAVRAKTGKSWAQWFAMLDRWGARERTHKEIAAHLHRDLDVTPWWSQMITVEYERRQRGRKIGERPAAAGFSLDVQRTVKSSPQTAFDSFLSAEHLVKWFTKKARADLRVGGAYSNSDGDTGEFLTLEPPRRARFTWDNKRHCPGTIVEFTVRPSGNGKVAVRVTHSRLKTARDREKMKQGWNWAMDSFKSYLETGRPIPHEVWLRQNA from the coding sequence ATGCCCACCAAACGCACCGGTGATGCCACAATCAGCGACGCCGCGGTCCGTGCCAAGACCGGCAAATCCTGGGCGCAGTGGTTTGCGATGCTGGATCGCTGGGGGGCGCGGGAACGGACGCACAAGGAGATCGCCGCGCATCTGCACCGCGATCTGGATGTCACGCCCTGGTGGTCGCAGATGATCACCGTCGAGTACGAGCGGCGCCAGCGCGGCCGCAAGATCGGGGAACGTCCCGCCGCCGCCGGCTTCAGTCTCGATGTCCAGCGCACGGTGAAATCGTCGCCGCAGACGGCCTTCGATTCATTCCTGTCGGCCGAGCATCTGGTCAAGTGGTTTACCAAGAAGGCCAGGGCCGATCTGCGGGTCGGCGGCGCCTACAGCAATTCCGACGGCGACACCGGCGAATTCCTCACGCTGGAGCCGCCCCGTCGCGCCCGGTTCACCTGGGACAACAAACGCCACTGCCCCGGCACGATCGTTGAGTTCACGGTGCGTCCTTCCGGCAACGGCAAGGTCGCGGTGCGCGTGACGCACTCGCGATTGAAGACCGCGCGCGACCGTGAGAAGATGAAACAGGGATGGAACTGGGCGATGGACTCGTTTAAGTCCTACCTCGAAACCGGCCGGCCCATCCCCCATGAAGTCTGGCTCAGACAGAACGCCTGA
- a CDS encoding DinB family protein, with translation MYRRIEDFVRDWQYEVDITAKVMGALTEASLAQTVVPGHRTLGRIAWHLAQSIPEMMCQAGLSLSEVDPNGPVPGSLAEIRQGYESVAAALAGEVNAKWKDADLEKEDNMYGETWKRGLTLRALLMHQSHHRGQMTVLMRQAGLRVPGIYGPALEDWAAYGQPVPAV, from the coding sequence ATGTACCGGCGCATTGAGGATTTTGTTCGCGATTGGCAATACGAGGTTGACATCACCGCCAAGGTGATGGGGGCGCTCACCGAGGCCTCGCTTGCGCAGACGGTGGTCCCGGGGCACCGTACGCTGGGGCGCATCGCCTGGCATCTGGCACAGTCGATTCCGGAGATGATGTGTCAGGCCGGCCTTTCGCTCTCCGAAGTCGACCCGAATGGGCCGGTGCCCGGGTCGCTGGCCGAAATCAGACAGGGGTATGAGTCGGTGGCGGCCGCGCTGGCCGGCGAAGTCAACGCCAAATGGAAGGACGCCGACCTCGAGAAGGAAGACAACATGTACGGCGAGACCTGGAAACGCGGCCTGACGTTGCGCGCATTGCTCATGCATCAGTCGCACCATCGCGGCCAGATGACCGTGCTGATGCGTCAGGCGGGATTGCGCGTGCCGGGGATCTACGGGCCGGCGCTGGAAGACTGGGCCGCCTACGGGCAGCCGGTGCCGGCGGTCTGA
- a CDS encoding DUF309 domain-containing protein — translation MNRESITLPATVQPPPSRYTSRPFPPYRFVPGRAPHPRRHPDGHLYGAPEIEVATFDSAHWIFSETYLYGVDLYNHAYWWECHEQWEALWKASADPQVARFLQGLVQIAAANLRRFMGSHDSGAKLAAKACENLAIDEDYFLGIDVASFRQQVEEYFAGKRADFPLIELQFPACDIR, via the coding sequence ATGAATCGCGAGTCAATCACTTTGCCGGCCACTGTCCAGCCGCCGCCATCCCGATACACATCACGGCCGTTTCCGCCTTACCGGTTTGTCCCCGGACGCGCCCCGCATCCACGGCGTCATCCGGATGGGCACTTGTACGGCGCCCCCGAGATCGAAGTTGCCACGTTCGACTCCGCGCACTGGATCTTCTCCGAGACCTACCTTTACGGCGTCGATCTCTACAATCACGCCTACTGGTGGGAATGCCATGAGCAGTGGGAGGCGTTGTGGAAGGCCAGCGCTGATCCTCAGGTGGCGCGCTTCCTGCAGGGGCTGGTCCAGATCGCGGCGGCGAATCTGCGTCGCTTCATGGGTTCGCATGACAGCGGCGCCAAGCTGGCAGCCAAGGCCTGCGAGAATCTCGCCATCGATGAGGACTACTTCCTCGGCATCGATGTGGCGTCGTTTCGGCAGCAGGTCGAGGAGTATTTCGCCGGAAAGCGGGCAGATTTCCCATTGATCGAGCTGCAATTCCCCGCCTGTGATATCCGTTGA